In Salinibaculum sp. SYNS191, the genomic window CATCACGAAAGACGGCGAGATGCAGATTTAGAGGTCCGAAGCAACCGACGCGGCCGCCTGCTGGAGGCGTTCGAACTCCTCGTCAGCTATCTCCCATTCGACGATTTCCTCCCAGCCGGATTCGCCGAGACGCACCGGAACGCTGAGACACACGTCTTCACAACCGTACTCGCCCTCTAGCGGGACCGAGAGACCGAGCGGTTCGCTCGACCCGCCGCCGATGAGCGTCAGGACGAGACGGCCGACGCCTTGGCCGGTCACCCAGCGCGAGGAGTCCTGTTCTCCTCGGTACTCGATGACCTCGTAGGGGACGTTGCGGACGTATTCGAGTACCTGCTCTTTCTGTGCCTCGGAGATCTCGACGCGCTCGCCGACAATCGAGAGTCGGGAGAACACCGGTACGACGTATTCCCCGTGTTCGCCCAGCGTCGGGCAGTAGACGTCGTTCGGTCGACAGTCGAAGATGCGGGCGAGTTCGTCGGCGGCGCGTGCAGTCTCGGAGAGCGAGTAGCCGACGAAGTTGTGTCGG contains:
- a CDS encoding malate dehydrogenase, with amino-acid sequence MHVAIIGGAGTIGTTVAYTLATAQQDIDITLVDPATDPARGHAIDLSHGRTASQLPGLATERLPEGHIRARPSGPDALADVDCAIVTASISPPDGTAERGARIRYLEKNRDLADSIADSLSAHDPIPVVVASNPVDLITHRIWESTGWDRHNFVGYSLSETARAADELARIFDCRPNDVYCPTLGEHGEYVVPVFSRLSIVGERVEISEAQKEQVLEYVRNVPYEVIEYRGEQDSSRWVTGQGVGRLVLTLIGGGSSEPLGLSVPLEGEYGCEDVCLSVPVRLGESGWEEIVEWEIADEEFERLQQAAASVASDL